In one window of Bdellovibrio bacteriovorus W DNA:
- a CDS encoding hypothetical protein (COG0596 Predicted hydrolases or acyltransferases (alpha/beta hydrolase superfamily)), translated as MRDLRKYFLLLFLLFPLNKASAHQPLFFKYHRFHCAKTVTSGLPVEYCYRDASVVNSPDVIYFFHAHGGSAKSWQRQIPGTYIIQSFLDARGYRPQIISISLGEEWALTPNSLLMSVFKDKIFPFVENAVIKGKKIRKRHLIAQSMGGLTAVNLALSQPEKFSRVALMCPALATLSPHSSEEEIQRYKKKYFLRDEMLEKLLRLSKMIFPTKETWSSENVLSVLSQTKNANHLKFYLTIGRYDGYGFLEGVEKFYRLANQKGMRSVKKVVPGGHCAFSHRGTAKFILGEL; from the coding sequence ATGAGGGACTTGCGAAAGTATTTTCTATTACTATTTCTTCTTTTCCCACTAAATAAGGCGAGTGCCCATCAACCTTTATTTTTTAAGTATCATCGCTTCCATTGCGCTAAGACAGTGACCAGCGGCCTACCTGTGGAGTACTGCTATCGAGATGCTTCCGTAGTGAATAGTCCTGATGTGATTTACTTTTTCCATGCCCACGGAGGCAGTGCTAAATCCTGGCAAAGACAAATTCCAGGCACGTATATCATTCAATCTTTTCTAGATGCCCGAGGCTATCGCCCTCAGATTATTAGCATTTCTTTAGGAGAAGAATGGGCGCTGACGCCGAATTCTCTTTTGATGAGTGTCTTTAAGGATAAGATTTTTCCCTTCGTCGAGAACGCAGTGATAAAGGGGAAGAAGATTCGCAAGAGGCATCTTATTGCTCAGTCCATGGGGGGATTGACGGCAGTAAATCTTGCGCTTTCGCAGCCCGAAAAGTTCTCAAGAGTGGCCTTGATGTGCCCAGCCTTAGCGACGTTAAGTCCGCATAGCTCCGAAGAAGAAATTCAGCGCTACAAGAAAAAATACTTTCTCAGAGATGAAATGCTCGAAAAACTTCTGCGTCTATCGAAAATGATTTTCCCCACAAAAGAGACATGGAGTAGTGAGAATGTTCTATCTGTACTTTCTCAAACCAAAAATGCAAACCACCTCAAATTTTATCTGACTATAGGCAGATACGATGGATATGGCTTCCTAGAGGGGGTTGAAAAATTCTATCGTCTAGCAAATCAAAAAGGAATGCGTTCAGTGAAGAAGGTTGTTCCTGGAGGCCACTGCGCTTTCAGTCATCGCGGAACCGCAAAGTTTATTTTAGGAGAACTGTAA
- a CDS encoding hypothetical protein (COG1837 Predicted RNA-binding protein (contains KH domain)): MDDMDFYEPSGSHKKTNVDLEAYREEVRTLIEHIVKLLVDSPAEVIVTTYLGPKTTVFRISCAIEDVGQVIGTQGKTIMGLRSVVHAMTARIGIRSIVELPV, translated from the coding sequence ATGGATGACATGGATTTCTATGAGCCCTCGGGAAGTCACAAAAAGACGAATGTAGATCTTGAAGCCTATCGTGAAGAAGTGAGGACTCTTATAGAGCACATCGTGAAGCTTCTGGTTGATTCTCCGGCGGAAGTTATCGTGACAACTTATCTGGGACCTAAGACGACAGTCTTTCGAATATCCTGTGCCATTGAAGATGTGGGGCAGGTTATTGGAACTCAAGGTAAAACGATTATGGGCCTACGCTCTGTGGTGCATGCTATGACGGCTCGAATTGGGATTCGCTCCATCGTTGAGCTGCCTGTCTAG
- a CDS encoding hypothetical protein (COG0554 Glycerol kinase), whose product MFIRNISLLGLAYFLLGIGDINSGYRLNPGEELVVIAGASCQALTNLDSSKSYFIPTKSAAERTSLTNISLPKLIVSTCPSTCKEILTQGRSRGSGNYQLLMPGMSLQSVYCDMSTAGGGWTLVTYSRGVSPAVITKDIFVNPVNTAWLTDRSTAGRFASLGAEVFSKRVGSTDGMFVSSVYGGGAPYIDLAMGPWNYDVVKCTGNLRHTSRTAGCPGQNANDNYNSADYLNLTVDGGMIGIVPSYGPELCYSGLGNCNFEFYLR is encoded by the coding sequence GTGTTTATTCGGAACATTTCTTTGCTAGGACTAGCTTATTTTCTTCTTGGTATCGGTGATATCAATAGCGGCTATCGTTTAAATCCTGGCGAAGAGCTGGTGGTCATTGCGGGAGCTAGTTGCCAAGCTCTTACAAATCTAGATAGTAGCAAAAGTTATTTCATTCCTACAAAGTCTGCAGCTGAACGCACCAGTCTTACAAATATCTCTCTACCTAAATTGATTGTCTCAACCTGCCCATCGACGTGTAAAGAAATACTCACTCAAGGTCGAAGTCGCGGAAGTGGTAATTATCAATTACTGATGCCAGGCATGAGTCTTCAATCCGTGTATTGTGATATGTCAACGGCCGGAGGCGGCTGGACTCTCGTCACATATTCCCGCGGTGTTTCACCTGCGGTCATCACAAAAGATATCTTCGTAAATCCAGTCAATACTGCTTGGTTAACAGATCGGTCAACAGCAGGTCGATTTGCTTCACTTGGAGCTGAAGTCTTTTCCAAGAGAGTGGGCTCCACAGATGGAATGTTTGTCTCAAGTGTTTATGGGGGAGGCGCTCCTTATATTGATCTAGCCATGGGACCTTGGAACTACGATGTCGTTAAATGCACAGGCAATTTGAGACATACAAGCAGAACTGCAGGATGCCCTGGGCAAAATGCCAATGATAACTACAACTCAGCAGACTATTTAAATTTAACGGTTGATGGGGGGATGATCGGCATTGTTCCCAGCTATGGCCCAGAGCTCTGCTACAGCGGTCTAGGTAATTGTAACTTTGAGTTTTACTTGAGGTAA